Proteins from a single region of Urocitellus parryii isolate mUroPar1 chromosome 4, mUroPar1.hap1, whole genome shotgun sequence:
- the Rtn4rl2 gene encoding reticulon-4 receptor-like 2, whose amino-acid sequence MLPGLRRLLQGPASACLLLLLLALPPAAPSCPMLCTCYSSPPTVSCQANNFSSVPLSLPPSTQRLFLQNNLIRTLRPGTFGPNLLTLWLFSNNLSTIYPGTFRHLQALEELDLGDNRHLRSLEPDTFQGLERLQSLHLYRCQLSSLPGNIFRGLVSLQYLYLQENSLLHLQDDLFADLANLSHLFLHGNRLRLLTEHVFRGLGSLDRLLLHGNRLQGVHRAAFRGLSRLTILYLFNNSLASLPGEALADLPALEFLRLNANPWACDCRARPLWAWFQRARVSSSDVTCATPPERQGRDLRALREADFQACPPAAPTRPGSRARGNSSSNHLYGVAEAGAPPADPSTLYRDLPAEDSRGRQGGDAPTEDDYWVGYGGEDQRGEQTCPGAACQAPPDSRGPALAAGLPSPLLCLLLLAPHHL is encoded by the exons ATGCTGCCCGGGCTCAGGCGCCTGCTGCAAG GTCCCGCCTCAGcctgcctgctgctgctgctcctggccCTGCCCCCCGCAGCCCCCAGCTGCCCCATGCTCTGTACCTGCTACTCGTCGCCGCCCACCGTGAGCTGCCAGGCCAACAACTTCTCCTCGGTGCCGCTGTCCCTGCCGCCCAGCACGCAGCGACTCTTCCTCCAGAACAACCTCATCCGCACTCTGCGGCCCGGCACCTTCGGGCCCAACCTGCTCACCCTGTGGCTCTTCTCCAACAACCTCTCCACCATCTACCCGGGCACCTTCCGCCACCTGCAGGCCCTGGAGGAGCTGGACCTCGGTGACAACCGGCACCTGCGCTCCCTGGAGCCTGACACCTTCCAGGGCCTGGAGCGGCTGCAGTCGCTGCATCTGTACCGCTGCCAGCTCAGCAGCCTGCCCGGGAACATCTTCCGCGGCCTGGTCAGCCTGCAGTACCTCTACCTCCAGGAGAACAGCCTGCTCCACCTCCAG GATGACCTGTTCGCGGACCTGGCCAACCTGAGCCACCTCTTCCTCCACGGCAACCGCCTGCGGCTGCTCACAGAGCACGTGTTCCGCGGCCTGGGCAGCCTGGACCGGCTGCTCCTGCACGGGAACCGGCTGCAGGGCGTGCACCGCGCGGCCTTCCGCGGCCTCAGCCGCCTCACCATCCTCTACCTGTTCAACAACAGCCTGGCCTCGCTGCCGGGCGAGGCGCTCGCCGACCTGCCGGCGCTCGAGTTCCTGCGGCTCAACGCCAACCCCTGGGCGTGCGACTGCCGCGCGCGGCCGCTCTGGGCCTGGTTCCAGCGCGCGCGCGTGTCCAGCTCCGACGTGACCTGCGCCACGCCCCCGGAGCGCCAGGGCCGAGACCTGCGCGCGCTGCGCGAGGCCGACTTCCAGGCGTGTCCGCCCGCCGCGCCCACGCGGCCCGGCAGCCGCGCCCGCGGCAACAGCTCCTCCAACCACCTGTACGGGGTGGCCGAGGCCGGGGCGCCCCCCGCCGACCCCTCCACGCTCTACCGAGACCTGCCCGCCGAGGACTCGCGGGGCCGCCAGGGCGGAGACGCGCCCACCGAGGACGACTACTGGGTGGGCTACGGGGGCGAGGACCAGCGCGGGGAGCAGACGTGCCCCGGGGCTGCTTGCCAGGCGCCCCCGGACTCCCGCGGCCCCGCGCTGGCGGCCGggctccccagccccctgctttGCCTCTTGCTGCTGGCGCCCCATCACCTCTGA